In Haliscomenobacter hydrossis DSM 1100, the DNA window AGAACACCCGAGAGGCGGACTACTTCCAGCGGATGCTTTACGGCACGGCCAAGGTCATCGTGGAGCATATCGCCGAAGGACAGCCGTATTCCAAAGTCAAAAAGGTTTACTCCATAAACATCGTATATTTTGACCTTGGTCAAGGAGATGACTATGTGTATCACGGCACCACCACGTTCATAGGCATCCATAGTAACCACGAACTGGAACTTTCTGAAAAGCAGAAAGAACTTTTTAAAAAGACATCGGTATCTGACTTGTACCCAGAGTATTATGTGATAAAAACCAATCGGTTCAACGAAATCGCAAAGGATACTTTGGACGAGTGGATATACTTCCTGAAAACGGCAGAAATCAAAGACGAGTTCACGGCAAAAGGGTTGAAAGCCGCCAGCCAAAAACTCGACATTTTGAAATTAGACCCTGCCGACCGTAAAGAATACGACCGATATATGGAGAGGCAGCGAAGTGACGCGAGTTTTGTAGAGACCGTGAAATTAGAAATATCAAGCGCAATACGCGAAGTGGCTGAAAATGCACTGATTGAAGGAGCATCCGTCGAATTTGTTACTAAAATCACAGGATTGACTGTTGAAGATGTTAAAAGTATCGCTGAAAGGCTTGGCCAGAATAAATAAATCGCCCAACTATGGCTCAAATCTTCGCTCATCTCAAAGCAAAAATCCACACCAAAACCAGACAAAACAGGTGTACTTTGTAATAAAAATCAAATGGCAAATTTGCGACCAGGTATGGAAATAGCGATTGACGACTTAAGGCAGCGACTTGAAAATGCTGGAATTTCTACAACTGATTGGGGAAAAGGCACAGCGA includes these proteins:
- a CDS encoding Rpn family recombination-promoting nuclease/putative transposase — protein: MAKKLVRFDWAMKRLLRNKANFDILEGFLSELLHEDFKIKQILESEGNKETEDDKFNRVDILVENKKGELVIVEIQNTREADYFQRMLYGTAKVIVEHIAEGQPYSKVKKVYSINIVYFDLGQGDDYVYHGTTTFIGIHSNHELELSEKQKELFKKTSVSDLYPEYYVIKTNRFNEIAKDTLDEWIYFLKTAEIKDEFTAKGLKAASQKLDILKLDPADRKEYDRYMERQRSDASFVETVKLEISSAIREVAENALIEGASVEFVTKITGLTVEDVKSIAERLGQNK